TGGTAGCCGATGGTGAGTCCGGCGACCCCCGCGCCGACGATGGTAACGGATGGCATGAACCCCTAAGTTTACATGACGTGCCATAATTCCCCTGTGCATCAGGGACCCTCGACGCGCGCCGGCGCGCTCGGCGTCGTGGTGTTCACGGGCGGCCGCGGATCGGGTGCGCTGGTGCGTCAGCTGGTGGCGCGCAAGGGCGTCTCGCTGACCCTCGCGATCAACGGGTACGACGACGGCGCGTCGACCGGACAGGTGCGCCGCTTCCTGCGCGACAGCCTCGGTCCCTCGGATTTCCGCAAGAACGCATCGCGCGTGGCGCGCGAGCTGCTCAGCGCTCCGGAAGCGTTGATCGACGCGCTCGATCGCCGGCTCGGCGCGGGCACTACAGCCGAGGCGGCGCTGGCCGAGCTGGAGGCGCTGGCGCGCGAGTGGCCGCCGCTCGCGCCGTACATCGATGCCTTCATCGACGAGTACCGGCGCCGGGGCGATTTCACCTTCGACGACTGCAGCGTCGGCAACATCGTATTCGCGGGGGCGTACCTCGCCGCCGGACGTGATTTCAATGCCGCCGTCGACCGCTACTGTGCGCTGCTGAGCCTGCCTGACGGACTGATCGAGAACGTGACCGACGGCCGGAATGCGCATCTCGTCGCCCTCGATGCCGAAGGACGGCTGCTCCGCACCGAGGAGGCGATCGTGGACGGCCGCCGTCAGAACACGATCGACCGCATCTTCCTCGTCGATCGCGTGCCGAGCGAGGCCGAAGCCCGGGCGATCGAGCGGATGCCGCGCGACGAGGCAATCCGGGCGCTGGAGGCGCGCCGCCCCGGGCTGGCGCTGAACCCGAGACTGGCGCGGAAGATCGCCGGCGCGGATGTGATCATCTACGCGCCCGGCACGCAGCACTCGAGCCTCTTTCCCTCGTACCTGACGCCCGGCCTCGGCGACGCGATCGGCTCGAACCTGCGCGCCATCAAGCTGCTGCTGACCAACATCCAGACCGACGCCGAGATCGCCGGCAGCACCGCCGTCGATCTCGTGGATCGCGCGCTGCGCTATCTGAGACACAACGTCAGCTCTCCGCTGCCCGCGCCGTGTCTGATCACCCACTACCTGATGAACGAGCCAGGCAGGGCCGAGACGGCGCCCTACGTTCAACTCGGTCCGGTGGAACTGATGGAGGATCCGCGGCTCGTGCGGATCGGCGCCTACGAGGACGGCGTGTCCGGACTGCACGATGCCGCGCGCGTGCTGGAGCCGTTCATCGACACGCTGCTCGCCCCGCGGCGGACGACGCGCATCGCCGTGCTCCTGCACGACTCCGGTTCCGTGAACAAGACCACCGAATCGATGCTCGAGATGGTGCGGGGCGGGATCCAGGAGCAGCCGATCGATGTGGTCGTCTTCTGCCTGGGCGCGTTCGACTTCGATCCGCACTTCACGGCCGGTCTGCCGTTCGACGTCCGCGTCGTGCCGGATGCACCCCAGTTCCTCGACGCGGTGCGCGAGGGGGAATTCGATTACGTCGGGCTGTTCGAATCCTCCGGCATGTATCGCGGGGAAGACCTGGTCGCGCTGCTCGCGCAGTTGACCGATCGCCGGCTGGATGCGGTCTGGGGAAGCCGCCGCCTCTCGGTGCGCGACATCCAGGAGTCGTATCGCTACCGGTATCGCTCGAGCCCCGTGCTCGGCGCCGTCAGCTTCGTCGGCAGCCACGTGCTCAGTCTGGCCTGCCTGGTTCTGTACGGGCGTTACATGTCCGATACGCTCTCGGCCGTGTGGGCCGTCCGGGCCTCGGACGCGCTCGAGGTGGGGACGCTCACCGATCGCATGGTCAACGAGCGGCTGCTGGCGCGGCTGCTGCGCCGCAGAGCCAGCGTGCTCGAAATGCCGGTCCACTTCATGCCGATCTCGCCGGATCGGGTGCGGCGGACCAGCGCGCTCGAAGGGCTGCACGCGCTCGTGACGCTGATCTCGTTGTGGCTCTGAGCCGGCTGCTCGTCATCCCTGCCGCCGGCCGCGGAACGCGCCTGAGCGCAGACACTCCCAAGCCTCTCGTCTCCGTCGGCGGCCGCTCGATGCTCGATCGCCTGGCAGATCTCTACACGCCGTTCGTCGACGGCATCGTCGTGATCGCCAGTCCGGTTTCACGCGCAGCCGTGTCGCGCTGGGCCTCCGGGCGGGCGGCAATCGTCGTCGAGCAGGCAGCCCCGACCGGGATGCTGGATGCGATTCTGCTCGCCGCGCCGGCAGTCGAGGCGCGCCGCCCCGACGCCGTCTGGATCACCTGGGCGGATCAGGTTGGCGTGCTGCCCGGCACGCTGCGGCGTGTGGTGGAAGCGGAAGAGCAGCGTCCCGGACCCGCGATGATCGTGCCGACCGTCACGCGCAGCGACCCGTACATCCACTTCACGCGCGACGCTCGCGGACGCATCGCCGGACTCCTCCAGCGGCGCGAGGGGGATGCGATGCCCGGGGAAGGGGAAGGGGATGTCGGCGTCTTCGCGATGGCGCGGGAGATCTTCCGGAAGGAGCTGCAGGAGTTCGCAGGACGCGCCGCCGCCGGCAGCGGAACCGGGGAGCGCAACTTCCTTCCGTTCATCCCCTGGCTGGCACGACGGCAGAACGTCGTCACTATTCCGTGCAGCGATCCGATGGAGGCGATCGGCGTCAACACTCCGGAAGATCTGCAGGTCGTCGAGGCCTGGCTCGCGTCACGGAGCGGCGCGTGACGCGTCTGTCCGTCGTCATTCCGGCCTACAACGAAGCGCGGTTCATCGGGACGCTGCTCGAACGCATCAGGCGCGTCGACCTGGCGCCGCTCGGGGTGGCGCCGGAAATCATCGTCGTCGACGACGGGTCGCGCGATGACACGGCAGCGATCGCGGAAGCGGTGGAGGGGGTTCGCGTGATCCGGATGGAGCGCAACGGCGGCAAGGGACGCGCCGTGCGCGCCGGGATCGAGGCAGCCGCCGGCGAGCTGCTGATCATCCAGGATGCCGACCTGGAGTACGACCCGCGCGACTACCTGCCGATGCTTCGCGCGCTGCTCGAGGGGCGCGCCGACGCCGTGTACGGCAGCCGCTATCTCGGACGCGGCCGCCACCCCAACCAGTCGCTCGCCGCCTACATCGGCGGCCGGAGCCTCAGCGCCATCGGCTGGGCGCTGACGGGCCGCTATCTGACAGACACCGTCACGGCCTACAAGCTCTTTCGCCGCGCCGATCTGGCGGCCCTTCCGCTCGCGACGACCGGCTTCGAGCTGGATCACGAGATCACGGCGCGGCTCCTCGCAAGAGGGAAGACGATTGTCGAAGTGCCGATCGGCTACGCGCCGCGCAGCCGCGAGGAGGGCAAGAAGATCGGCGCGCGCGACTGGTTGATCGGGACGCGGACGTTCTGGCGCTATCGGAAGGGCTAGCCGGACGGATCATCGCTCGTGCACCCGATAGATCCGGACGTCGCCCCGCGTGAAGACCGGCGCGAAGAGCGCGGGATTCCCATCGAACTTCGCGACGCCTGAGGGATACGCGCTGCGCTCGGTGCCGTCCACCCAGACGTAATCGATCCGCAGCGCGCGCGCGATGTTCCACGCCTGGCGGGCATCGCCGGTCTGATACATCGCCCGCACCCGCGCCGCGCGCTCCGCATATTCCGAGTAGTCCGACGTGCCGCCGAGCAGCGAGATCGGCCGTCCCGCCGCCATCCGCCGCTCGGCAAAGCTGGGGATCAGGCTCCACGTGCTGCGGTCGCGCACCAGGGGCTCCATCTGCACGATGGCCGTCTGCGGCGTGCCGCGACGCAGCCAGTCGAGCCCGGCGCGCTGGTCCGGGGAGATGAGCACGGTCCACGGGCCGATCGGGCCGTCGGAAACGTTCGACGTGTCCTGCGCGTTGTACGCGTCGATTGCGGTCGTCGGCGTGCCGATGACGGCAGCGGCAATCGCAGCGGCCACGGCCGTGCGCCTGGCCGCGCCCGTCGTCACGAATCCGCGCGCGATGAGCGCCGGCACGGCGATCAGGAACAACTGCCCCGAGCGGAACGAAATCCAGGCGGAATCGACGTTCAGCCGCGCGAAGAACATCATCGCGAGGGCGAGCGCCGCCAGCAGGGCCGGCGCGAACGGCCGGCCGACGCGGCCGACCGCCAGACCGACGACGGCGGCCAGCAGCGCCGGGCCCAGCGAGAGCGCGAGCGTGACGACCGGTGCATTACGCGCATCGCCGAGCCAGCCGAACTGCAGCGCGGAGCCGCCGCCTTCGGCCATGCGGTTGAGCATCACCCAGCCCAGCGCCCCGGCCACCGGAATCACCGCGACGGCGTGCCTCAGGATGCGCGGAACGAACGCCCCGGAACGGACCGCGTCGGCGGCAACGGCGGCGCCCCAGACCAGCGCGAAAACTCCGCCGACGAGCGGATTCATCATCGTCGCGCCGCCGAGCGCCAGACCCGCCAGCGCGATGGCGCGAACCGGTGTGGCGGAGCCGGCGACATTCACGACGGCGAGTGCGACCAGTCCCAGTGCGTAGGCCATCGAGTGCTGCGGTACCCACCAGAAGCAGCGCTGGAGACCGTCGGTGCGGACGCCGTGAAACCACCAGTTGGCGATCGCGTCGATATTCAGGTTGCGCACTTCGGACAGCGGCACGCCGGTCTGCCAGAACCGCCACAGGGCGAAGGTGCCCTCGGCGCTCGCCGCGACGATGGCGAGGGTCACGCCCGTCGCGACCGGCCACGCGTAGGGCAGCGCGGTCCACGCGCAGATGAAGATGGCGGACACGAACAGCAGCGCGGTCGCGATCGCGTTGCCCTTCAGGCACGTCTGCTCGTCTCTCAGCGACGGCAGCGATGCCGGCGCCGTCCCGGCCACCGCCGACGGAAGCAGGAAATAGGTCCAGTAGTAGTGGATCGGCCGGTGCGCGAGATACGGGTTGCGGGGCGGCGAGTCGAACTTGGCGATTTCAGCCGCCAGCGCGGTGTGCCACACGAAATCCGCGGTGAAGTAGGCGCGATAGCGGCTGTTCCCTGCGGCGTCCACTTCACCGGCGCGGAGAAACGGCGGCACCGCGATCGCCAGCGTCAGGATCCAGACTGCCGCGAGCGCCGCCGAATCGCGCGCCGACCACTGGGGCAGTTCGATCAGCGGGCGCACCACGCCCGGGGTAAGCAGCCAGACGACCACGATGGCGGCGGCCCAGGCGCCCGCGAAGACGAGGGCTGACGGCATCCGCGCGAACACCGCCGTCCAGATCGCCAGCGACGTCACCACGTAACCGAACAGCGCGCCGGCGATCCACCCCGCGGCATGCCTGCGTCCGAACAGCGCAAAACCCAGCGGCAGTCCGGGAAGGAGCGCCAGCAGGTAGACGACGAAGTAGATGAGCATCCTCGTCTATCCGCGCGTCCCGGCGCGCGCCCCCGCAGGCGCGAACGCGTACAGCACCGCGCCGGGCAGCGTGCCGATGAACCCGAGGCCGAGGAACAGCATCGACAGCGCGAACACTTCCGGCCGCGGCGCCCCTTGCGGCACCAAGAACCGGTCGAACGCGAGCTGCGTGGTGCCCAGGCCGTTGGGCGTCACCGGCACCTGCATGATGAAGACGATGAGCGGAATGAACGCGAAGTAGGTGGTCAGCGCCAGATCGAGGCCGAGCCCGCGGCCGAGACACCACGCCTGCAGCACACGGAATGCCTGCACCGCGATCGAGAGCGCCAGCACGCGGGCGACGGCGCGGTGGTGCGTCGCGTAGGCGCGCACGGCGTCCGTCAGCGCCGCGGTCACGCGATGCAGCAGTGCGATCGGAACCAGGCCGGCGGCCGCGCGGACGATTGCCGCGGCGCGCTCGCTGAACACGACCGCTGCAGCCACGGCGCAAACCGCGGCCATGGCGGCCAGCAGCAGCACCAGGTCGCGCGTCCCTTCCACCGTCGCAAACGGCAGCGCCGCCGCGGCGACGACCACCACGGAGAGCACGCCGAGCGCGCGATCCATCAGGACCGACGCGGTCGATTCCGCCAGGTGCACGTCGTAGCGGGAGAGTGCGTAGGCGCGGTAGAGATCGGCGCCGACGCTGGGAATGAAGTTGCTGACGAACGAGCTGAGGAAGAAGACGCGCAGCACCGTCCGCAGCGGCGGGCGCGTCCCTGGGGCGAGCGCGACGAGCAGGTCGATCCACCGCAGCGCCATCAGCGTGCGATCGACGAACACGAGCCCGACCGCGGCGCCGAGCCACCGCCAGTCCATCGCCGCGGCGGCGGCGAGGATCGCGGACGGACTGGACCAGTAGAGAACGAGCGCCGTCAGGACGACGGCGATGAGAATCTTGAGCGCTCTCGGCACCGCCTAGCGGCCGACTGGCTCGGGAAGCGTGTCCAGGTGCCGGGTCGTGTCCTTCTTCACCTGGTAGGCGCGCTTCAGGAACTTGGCGTAGGGGACGAACTGTTTCATCGCGCCGACGTTGACCTGGCAGGGGCTCAGGCAGGTCGGGCAGGTCTGTTCCTTGATCTGCTGCCGGTGCGCCAGGTTCTCGGCCTTGTAATAGAGCGACTCGGCGGACTCGTCGAGCACGTTGCCGATCTTCTGCGAGTTCTCGCAGTAATGGAGATCGCCGTTCGGGTTGAGCAGCAGCCCCTGGCTCTGGAACGGGCACGGCATCGTCCGGTGGTAGCCGTTCGCGATCATGTCGGCGTAGTGCAGGTACATGAACGCCTGGCCGCTCAGCACCGATTCTTCCTGGACGCGGTCGAGGAAGAACTTGCGCATGAACGCCTCTTCGCGCTCGCGGAAGCCGACCTTCTCCTCGAGCGACTTGTTGTGCAGCATCGCGTCGGTGAAGCGCAGCATGTTGAAGACGACGTCGAGCCCCTTCGCGCGCGCCCACGCGAGGATGTTCTCGCCGTCCGACATGTTGGTGGCGAAGAGCGTCGCGGCGATGCCGAACTGGAAGTTGTCGTGCT
This Vicinamibacterales bacterium DNA region includes the following protein-coding sequences:
- a CDS encoding lysylphosphatidylglycerol synthase transmembrane domain-containing protein encodes the protein MPRALKILIAVVLTALVLYWSSPSAILAAAAAMDWRWLGAAVGLVFVDRTLMALRWIDLLVALAPGTRPPLRTVLRVFFLSSFVSNFIPSVGADLYRAYALSRYDVHLAESTASVLMDRALGVLSVVVVAAAALPFATVEGTRDLVLLLAAMAAVCAVAAAVVFSERAAAIVRAAAGLVPIALLHRVTAALTDAVRAYATHHRAVARVLALSIAVQAFRVLQAWCLGRGLGLDLALTTYFAFIPLIVFIMQVPVTPNGLGTTQLAFDRFLVPQGAPRPEVFALSMLFLGLGFIGTLPGAVLYAFAPAGARAGTRG
- a CDS encoding NTP transferase domain-containing protein; this encodes MALSRLLVIPAAGRGTRLSADTPKPLVSVGGRSMLDRLADLYTPFVDGIVVIASPVSRAAVSRWASGRAAIVVEQAAPTGMLDAILLAAPAVEARRPDAVWITWADQVGVLPGTLRRVVEAEEQRPGPAMIVPTVTRSDPYIHFTRDARGRIAGLLQRREGDAMPGEGEGDVGVFAMAREIFRKELQEFAGRAAAGSGTGERNFLPFIPWLARRQNVVTIPCSDPMEAIGVNTPEDLQVVEAWLASRSGA
- a CDS encoding 2-phospho-L-lactate transferase CofD family protein codes for the protein MHQGPSTRAGALGVVVFTGGRGSGALVRQLVARKGVSLTLAINGYDDGASTGQVRRFLRDSLGPSDFRKNASRVARELLSAPEALIDALDRRLGAGTTAEAALAELEALAREWPPLAPYIDAFIDEYRRRGDFTFDDCSVGNIVFAGAYLAAGRDFNAAVDRYCALLSLPDGLIENVTDGRNAHLVALDAEGRLLRTEEAIVDGRRQNTIDRIFLVDRVPSEAEARAIERMPRDEAIRALEARRPGLALNPRLARKIAGADVIIYAPGTQHSSLFPSYLTPGLGDAIGSNLRAIKLLLTNIQTDAEIAGSTAVDLVDRALRYLRHNVSSPLPAPCLITHYLMNEPGRAETAPYVQLGPVELMEDPRLVRIGAYEDGVSGLHDAARVLEPFIDTLLAPRRTTRIAVLLHDSGSVNKTTESMLEMVRGGIQEQPIDVVVFCLGAFDFDPHFTAGLPFDVRVVPDAPQFLDAVREGEFDYVGLFESSGMYRGEDLVALLAQLTDRRLDAVWGSRRLSVRDIQESYRYRYRSSPVLGAVSFVGSHVLSLACLVLYGRYMSDTLSAVWAVRASDALEVGTLTDRMVNERLLARLLRRRASVLEMPVHFMPISPDRVRRTSALEGLHALVTLISLWL
- a CDS encoding glycosyltransferase family 2 protein, with protein sequence MTRLSVVIPAYNEARFIGTLLERIRRVDLAPLGVAPEIIVVDDGSRDDTAAIAEAVEGVRVIRMERNGGKGRAVRAGIEAAAGELLIIQDADLEYDPRDYLPMLRALLEGRADAVYGSRYLGRGRHPNQSLAAYIGGRSLSAIGWALTGRYLTDTVTAYKLFRRADLAALPLATTGFELDHEITARLLARGKTIVEVPIGYAPRSREEGKKIGARDWLIGTRTFWRYRKG